Sequence from the Penicillium oxalicum strain HP7-1 chromosome IV, whole genome shotgun sequence genome:
TGCAGAAGCCGAGCCCGACTTAGCGTTGTTGTCGATCAATGCCATCCAAAAATCGTTGACAGACCAGAATCCGCAAGTCCGGACCATGGCGTTACGCACCATGTCAGGCATTCGAGTTCCGGTTATCAGTCAGATTGTCTCTTTGGCCATCAAACGAGGATGCGGTGACATGAGTCCACATGTGCGGAAGGCCGCGGCATTGGCGATTCCCAAATGCTACCGCTTGGATCCCAACACCCTACCGCAACTGATAGGATATTTATCAACGTTACTTGGAGACCCGCAGTACTTTGTGGTTGGGCCTGCCGTCGCGGCCTTCCTGGAGGTCTGCCCAGACCAGATCGACTTGATCCACAAGCACTACCGCGGCCTGGTGAAGAAACTCGTTGACATGGACGAATGGGGCCAGCTTGCAACCTTGCGGTTATTGACTATCTACGCGCGAAAATGCTTTCCCCGGAGAACACAAAAGATCAAACAGGCCGTTACCACCAAACCTTTTTATGATGACGAGGTGCAAGATCACAATGAGCCTATTGATGGCTCTGAGTACGAGGTTCAGCTCGTTGATTCGGACCTTGAGCTTCTATTTCGGGCGTGCAAGCTTCTCCTGCAAAATCGCAATTCTGCCGTCATCGTCAGTGTTGTCCGCTGTTTCTTCTATCTCGCACCGCCCGAATACCTTCACTCGGCCGTCGGGCCCCTAGTGGCCCTTCTTCGGTGCCCCCAAGACATGCAGCACGTTGCTCTTTACAATATCGTCACAGTCGCTCTCAGAGACCCCCAGCCATTTACAAAGTACATTGCTCGATTCCTTGTTCATGCGAGCGACCCGTTACATATCTGGCGCTTGAAACTAGAGATTTTAACCATTCTCTTCCCTTACTGCGGGCAGCATTGGAAGGGAGTAATCATCAGCGAACTTGAACATTTCTCTGCTGGAACCGATCCAGAGCTAGTTCGAGAGAGCGTGCGGGCGATTGGACGCTGCGCTCAAGGGGACGCCTCCACCGCCGAGCTCTGTCTGCGTATCCTGCTCAACCAAGTCTCCAGCCTGGATGGTAATCTGGTCTCAGAGTCGCTGACGGTCATCCGACACTTGATTCAGCAAGATCCACCGTCCCACAAGCAGACGGTCATCAGGCTTGTCACCCACCTGGGCACAACAGCAAACCCTGATGCCCGTGCAACAATCATCTGGCTAGTGGGGGAATTTGCGGGCGTCGATCCCGGACACAACATTGCCCCTGACGTTTTGCGTGTTCTGATTCGGACATTCGCCGATGAGACTGAAATTGTCAAACAGCAGATCGTTCTATTGGGAGCCAAGGTGTACCTTCATCATCTGCTTCAGACAACTTCTACCGAGTCATCAGAGCCAGCTCCACCCTCCATTGACACAGCAACGGCAACCCAACTCGGGGATGCGATTGAGAATGAATGGACATCGGACCAGCGTGAAAATGAAGGTATCTCAGATGAGACTCCGCGACCAGATGCTGTAAACGAAGAGAAAAGTGAGGATCGAATCACCATGCTTTGGCGCTACATTTTGCTTCTCGCGCGGTACGATCCTTCTTACGATCTCCGTGATCGTGCTCGCTTGTACAAGGCTCTCCTGGCGACTCCATCGTCCACACAGTTAGCCAATCTGCTCTTGCTGGCTCCCAAGCCTGTGCCGCATGCTCCCAGTCCGTCGGAAACACGCAAGGATCTTCTACTTGGCACAGCCACTCTCGTTGTTGGACAGGAAGCAGGACACCAAGGTCTTCAAGGCTATGCGAAGCTTCCAGACTGGGTTGAAGCGGGGCAAGAACCGGATGCTAGTCTGCGAGCTGATGAGACCAAACCGGAGACTTCAACAACCCTCGATGCATCCATGACTGCTGGCGCGCGCCTAGATAAGGCCCTTCGAGAACATCAAACCATGGTACCGCCAAGAGGAAGCGGCAGTGGAGTGGGAGGAGCACCCTCTGGCAAAAAGACTTTGGACCAATggcttgatgaagaagaggagtcCGAGTCTGGCTCTGAAagcgaagaagagactgattccgaagaagagactgaCTCTGAAGAGGCATCTGATGATGAGACAGACGAAGACGAgtccgaggaagaagatgaagatgatgactcGGAAGCAGATGACACCGACTCCGAGACCGAAGCGGTGCACAAAGAGTCCGAGCAGCTGCTAAAGTAGACTGATTGCCGGCTATATATATCTGCATCTGTTGCGGATTGAGCAGAGAGCGGCCGCCTAAAATATCAATTCAAATCTTTCGGATGCTCTTCAATGAATAATTGTCAAAATGTGGCATTCCAGGATAGGATTATCTGATATGCCATGTTTCAGGTACTAGGTGCCGTCGGCTGAGTCTATTTGAGACATTTCCGGGCTTGAACGCCGTGCGCTTCCAGTCTACTTAAGCAAAAAAGCATGTAGTACGTAATTGGCCAAGGAGCTCTACCTGGTTGGTGGCCGTAGCGCCGATCCTCTCACAATGAAGTTGGTAGATGTCTTTAACCTCCGTCATACTGAAAATGCGAGTGTGTATGTACACATGCATGCATTCTTCTCAGGTGATCTCTCGCTAAGGTAGGTATAGGCCCATTGTGTTTCGAGATGCATGATCTGACTCCTTCACAGACGACAAGCACCAATAACTCCAAGTAACTAGAACTGTTGGCACTCGGATGACAGAGGGGAGCCCATCACGTGCCAGGCACCGAACTGCTCAGGTGGAGAGCGAGCGGTCAAATTTGGCAGATCTGACCCTCACACAAGGCGATAAGCACCCCTCAAGGTATTGAAGACGTTCTCGAACTCATCCAAACACAAAGGCTGTGCTCGCAGATTGAACATCCTGCGGTTACATATGGTCAACTGTGCTATTCTCATGATGCCTGTATTCCTGAATCTAATCAGCATAATCCCCTCCCATTCCGTACACTGCAACTTCTAATCCCCACCACGTGCGGCTATTCCCCCTCAAGCGGTCAGACACAACGCCGGTCCGATCGCCTCGTTGGTGCGGCAGCACTGTTGCCTTACCCTGCCTCGCTTGCTGGTCTCCCAGCCAGGACCTCAGGAGCTTTCATACGGTAGTTCGGCTATCGAGCTGCCCTGCGTGCGAGAAACTTTGTCATCATGCCTGGTTTGCCAAGTAAGTGTGCCGTGGAGTAAATAGAACGCGAAGGAGGCCTATTCGCAGCGATGACGTGCTGACTGTACAATTCAGCTAGTATCGACCTGGACGAGTGCATCTCACGGTTGTATCGAAAGGAGTTACTTGCCGAGTCCGTGATCGAGGCTATCTGCGCCAAGACGAAAGAGCTTTTGATGAAAGAGAGCAATGTTGTCCACATCAAAGCTCCGGTGACCGTGGTGGGAGACATTCATGGTCAATTTTTCGATTTACTGGAGATTTTTCGGATTGGAGGGTTTTGGCCGGATACAAACTATCTTTTTCTAGGTATGTTCCTTGCTCGGTCACTggcggggaggggaaaataACTTCGAATCCAAGCATGCTCATGCTGATTGTCACATGAACAGGTGATTATGTCGACCGGGGTCTTTTCAGCGTTGAGACCATTTCCCTTCTCGTTTGCCTTAAACTTCGCTATCCGGACCGAGTTCACCTAATCCGGGGGAATCATGAATCACGCGGCGTCACACAATCCTACGGGTTTTATACGGAATGTGCTCGCAAATACGGAAATGCCAATGTGTGGCATTACTTCACAGACATGTTTGATTACCTCACGTTGAGCGTGGTCATCAACGATGAGATCTTCTGTGTACATGGTGGACTCTCCCCATCGATCCACTCTatcgatcagatcaagaTCATCGATCGTTTCCGTGAAATCCCACACGAAGGGCCCATGGCCGACCTTGTCTGGTCTGATCCAGATCCGGAACGTGATGAATTTTCACTATCACCACGTGGTGCCGGGTATACATTCGGTGCGCAGGTTGTGCGCAAGTTCTTGGAGGTCAACAATATGTCGCACATCTTACGGGCCCATCAGCTCTGCAATGAGGGGTATCAAGTTCTGTTTGATGATCGCCTCAGTACAGTGTGGAGCGCGCCGAATTACTGCTACCGCTGCGGAAACCTAGCCAGTGTGCTTGAAGTTGGCGATAATATGGAGCGGTTCTTCAATACCTTTGATGCGGCCCCTGAGAACGACGTCCATCGCAGTGAGCAGCAGGCACAGCAGAGCAGGGATTCCCAGCCAGTGATTGACTATTTCTTGTGATACCCCGGTGGATTTTTGATATGAATTCTTgcgctttttcttcttgaaacTGTCCCCTTTGATTTGAATTACCTGTAAGCTGCTTGCACTGCGTCGGAGTCAGGGGGGCTAGAAATAGAACATTTGATTGCCTGATGGGCTGCCATCTACGTTACCGCGGTTTCGTTACGCTCTTgcatttttgttttcttttccttgtaTTTGAATTGTCGAGTTTAgggtttgtgggggataaTAGATACCACACAAGGTTGTCATGAAATTTTCATGTGTTGACTATACATCGTGATGCTCGGACTCAATAGCGTACGTATGCAATACAGAGTGCTTCtgctgaaaaaaaaaagggggggggggggggggatcgaGACCGGAAGAACAATGAGTATTCTCTGACTCTGATACAACATGAACTGCCTGGCTTGTGGCATTAGGCCATGTGTATGAGGATTTGGGAGACTAAGGAAATTCGTCACGCTTGGAAATAGAAAACAACAATAGGCCGCTCAATGACTCAACATGAGTTGACGTTCTAAGAGATGGAGTACCTGCAATTACCAGTCCTTGGCGATGTCAAAGGACCATTCAAACAGCAGGTGGGTGGTATCGTCGTCATCGACAAACGTGGAGACCGCATTGTAGTGACCGCGGGCAAGCATGCCGGAGGGGGCTTCTTCCTCGTTGActa
This genomic interval carries:
- a CDS encoding putative serine/threonine-protein phosphatase; this encodes MPGLPTSIDLDECISRLYRKELLAESVIEAICAKTKELLMKESNVVHIKAPVTVVGDIHGQFFDLLEIFRIGGFWPDTNYLFLGDYVDRGLFSVETISLLVCLKLRYPDRVHLIRGNHESRGVTQSYGFYTECARKYGNANVWHYFTDMFDYLTLSVVINDEIFCVHGGLSPSIHSIDQIKIIDRFREIPHEGPMADLVWSDPDPERDEFSLSPRGAGYTFGAQVVRKFLEVNNMSHILRAHQLCNEGYQVLFDDRLSTVWSAPNYCYRCGNLASVLEVGDNMERFFNTFDAAPENDVHRSEQQAQQSRDSQPVIDYFL